The DNA window TTTCCAAGCAAAGGCTTCATCGAAAAGCCAAGCAGTCCATCTATACTTCGCTTTTTCGTGGAAAGTGCATATCTCCTTCCACTTTCAATAAAATCAAGCTTTTCCTTTTCAATTTTATCACTTTCCTCTAATGCATCTCTCTGATATATGAAGCCATGATCAGCTGTAACATATATATTGGTTCCACTTAAGTCATCCCTGATAATTCTGATTAAATCACAAATATCATTAATAGCTTCTTCCGTACCCTTAAAGGCATAAATCTCTGTAGGATACTTATCCCCAAATGCATCAATGCTGTTGTGGTATATATATATAAGTTTTTTCCCTTTGAAGAAATCACGCCTTTTTGGCTTATTCATCGCAAAAAGCTCTTTAGCATCAAGTGCAACACTATCACTTACATATTCGTTTAATATTTTATTTCTTCCTTCCAAAGAGCTCGAATTAATGCCATCGACATATACAAGGCCGCTATCTTTAAGTTCTATACTGGTGCTTGGCAGTAATGCTGGCATACCAAACTTAGAAATAGAAGGTAATACTCCAGTCATTGAAGTGATTTCCGCACTTCCCATCGTTTCGGTATTCAGCCTGTCAAGAATTTCAGTAGCCACTTCATATCTTAGGGCGTCGGATACAATTACAAATACTCTATCCCCAGAATTTACTTTATGCCTGATAACCTGATCATAAAAGCTTCTCTGTCTTTTTACTGATTGTATTTGAACCTCCTCAAAGTCCATATCATCTATAGACTTTGACCATGCATAGCTAAGCTCACTGACAAACCAGTTAGTGTAAATATTTTCAACAAGATCTTTTAATTTCTTGATTATTTCACTGTCATTGTCTGAATCATAGGCAACATAAAACTTGCGATAATACAAATCCATTTTGTAGTATTCATTGCAGTAAGCTTTATAGATTTCTTCCGCTCCTGTCATAGGAATACCCATATTATATAACTTCTTGAATTCAAACATCTTGACAGTAAAATATAACGCTTCATAAATCGCTTCATACTTGCTATAAAAATGCTTGCTTTTTCTTGCATCTATCAGCTTTATATAAAGCTCATAATCCTCTAATTTATGTTCAATTGCGTTGGTTATGTATACAATTATTGCTCTATCTACATAAGGGAACACATTAGTTTCCAATATATCTGTTATCTCTACCTTACTACAGATGAATTCAATTCCAATTTCCTTTTCAATCATCAAGGCATATTCATCAAAGGCAGCAGAATCCTTAACATGGTTCATCCACCTATCTATAAAAATCAGGCAATTGGATCTGGAAGCCTTTCCAATATAAACCTTAACATTTTCCAGATCATTCTCGTCCAAGGTATGGCTGAGTGCTGTAATCATAAGGTGCATCATTAACTTTTCAAGTGTTTTTTCTTCAAGTTTATACCCATAATTTTTCTCTACATAGCCCCAAAATCTGTTAAGGCTAAAAAAGCTATCTATTCGATCAAGGTATTTGTTTTCTTCATCGTTTAAGCCTTCTATTAAAATAACTCTGAGGCTTTCCTCAAAATCAGGTGATTTCAAACCGCATAAAGCACTAATGATGGCTATTTCAATAACTTCCTCATTATAATTCTCAATAGCAAAGGATTTAAACTTCTTATATCTTTCTTTATTATCAAAAAATTTCTCATTTTCTTTTACAACAGCCCTAAGAGAAGGATCAATACCCATATCCCTCATAATTAATGAAATATTATCAGCAAAAAATCTCTTTGAATACAACAAGCAATCAATAAGCCAGTTGTCGATATCCTCCTTGAGGTCTTCATTGGTATAAATCAAAAAATCAGAATAAGTATCTTCCTCTTCAA is part of the Acetivibrio cellulolyticus CD2 genome and encodes:
- the pglZ gene encoding BREX-1 system phosphatase PglZ type A — translated: MNIEEIVKSLQNVFKEPLKDGQVRKIVFWLDRDKKFINTIDEIELEGVKKHKLENNNYFYIKYLLEEEDTYSDFLIYTNEDLKEDIDNWLIDCLLYSKRFFADNISLIMRDMGIDPSLRAVVKENEKFFDNKERYKKFKSFAIENYNEEVIEIAIISALCGLKSPDFEESLRVILIEGLNDEENKYLDRIDSFFSLNRFWGYVEKNYGYKLEEKTLEKLMMHLMITALSHTLDENDLENVKVYIGKASRSNCLIFIDRWMNHVKDSAAFDEYALMIEKEIGIEFICSKVEITDILETNVFPYVDRAIIVYITNAIEHKLEDYELYIKLIDARKSKHFYSKYEAIYEALYFTVKMFEFKKLYNMGIPMTGAEEIYKAYCNEYYKMDLYYRKFYVAYDSDNDSEIIKKLKDLVENIYTNWFVSELSYAWSKSIDDMDFEEVQIQSVKRQRSFYDQVIRHKVNSGDRVFVIVSDALRYEVATEILDRLNTETMGSAEITSMTGVLPSISKFGMPALLPSTSIELKDSGLVYVDGINSSSLEGRNKILNEYVSDSVALDAKELFAMNKPKRRDFFKGKKLIYIYHNSIDAFGDKYPTEIYAFKGTEEAINDICDLIRIIRDDLSGTNIYVTADHGFIYQRDALEESDKIEKEKLDFIESGRRYALSTKKRSIDGLLGFSMKPLLGNDSNISVYIPKANIRFKIQGPGLNFVHGGASLQEIVLPLISYKNIRRGQVGSKDIEKVEVKLTNAIRKITNSIFTLNFFQSEKVEGKRVEASYKVYMVDEADQMISNEEIIIANKKTDTPESRNISVKFVLKSMDYDKNKDYYLIINDVDTGITKEKIPFKISLGIVSDFDF